Proteins encoded by one window of Musa acuminata AAA Group cultivar baxijiao chromosome BXJ2-9, Cavendish_Baxijiao_AAA, whole genome shotgun sequence:
- the LOC135623942 gene encoding flavone O-methyltransferase 1-like, with translation MASTNNIQQLTLEEEEAGARALQLVSSCVLPFTLKAAIELRLLDIIVEAGPDASLSPVEIAARLPTKNPQAATTVDRILRLLAANRVVSCSTVHTGTDGHPLRRYGAAPICKYLTKKEDGVSLADMALVHQDKVFVDAWYYLKDSVLEGVVPLNSAYGMPMFDYIGTDPRLNKVFNAGMRGHSSVIINNLLRVYGGFDDVEMLVDVGGNDGATLQMITSRHTHIKGINYDLPHVISGARPLPGVKHVHGNMFETVPSGDAVFLKWILHDWSDEHCMKILKNCWKALPQHGKIIVVEHVLPAVPEPTANAQAVFQLDLAMLVYCDGGKERTEKEFKALATEAGFPGFKASHVFAETWVMEFIK, from the exons ATGGCATCCACCAATAACATTCAGCAGCTGAcgctcgaggaggaggaggcaggcgCGCGCGCCTTGCAGTTGGTGAGCAGCTGCGTCCTTCCCTTCACCCTTAAAGCCGCGATCGAGCTCCGGCTCCTCGACATCATCGTGGAGGCCGGCCCGGACGCCTCGTTGAGCCCGGTTGAGATCGCCGCCCGGCTGCCGACCAAGAACCCGCAGGCGGCCACCACGGTGGACCGAATACTCCGCTTGCTCGCGGCTAACAGAGTGGTCAGCTGCAGCACCGTCCACACAGGGACGGATGGCCACCCTTTGAGGAGGTACGGCGCGGCTCCCATCTGCAAGTACCTGACAAAGAAGGAAGACGGTGTGTCACTGGCTGATATGGCATTGGTGCATCAGGATAAGGTCTTCGTGGATGCATG GTACTATCTAAAGGATTCCGTGTTGGAGGGAGTCGTCCCTCTGAACTCCGCCTACGGGATGCCGATGTTCGATTACATAGGAACAGATCCACGTTTGAACAAGGTGTTCAACGCTGGCATGAGGGGCCACTCCAGCGTCATCATCAACAATCTTCTCCGTGTCTACGGTGGTTTCGATGATGTGGAGATGCTCGTAGATGTCGGTGGCAACGACGGTGCCACCCTCCAGATGATTACCTCCAGGCACACACACATCAAGGGCATCAACTACGACCTGCCCCATGTCATCTCCGGTGCTAGGCCACTGCCAG GTGTTAAACACGTACACGGAAACATGTTCGAAACTGTTCCGAGCGGAGACGCGGTGTTCTTGAAG TGGATTCTTCATGACTGGAGCGACGAACACTgtatgaaaatattgaaaaactGTTGGAAAGCGTTGCCGCAACATGGAAAGATAATTGTGGTAGAACATGTGCTTCCAGCAGTCCCAGAGCCGACTGCAAATGCTCAAGCTGTCTTTCAATTGGATCTTGCCATGCTGGTTTACTGCGATGGTGGGAAAGAGAGGACTGAGAAGGAGTTCAAGGCCTTGGCAACGGAAGCCGGGTTCCCAGGGTTCAAAGCTTCTCATGTGTTTGCGGAGACTTGGGTCATGGAATTCATCAAGTAG